The following proteins are co-located in the Streptomyces bottropensis ATCC 25435 genome:
- a CDS encoding MarR family winged helix-turn-helix transcriptional regulator produces the protein MAADDRGGRPGEFDLWRRMTLMVGQLNQSLEKTLASEHQISLPELMVLIELRHGHERGTRVQELSTAVGLDQSSMSRLVTRLENKGLTTRVSCEHDRRGVYCMLTPAGAERGERAEARCREELTGLLDVASFDDRWASLVSRFRHSAAGAATP, from the coding sequence ATGGCGGCCGATGACCGTGGAGGGCGTCCCGGTGAGTTCGACCTGTGGCGTCGGATGACGCTGATGGTCGGTCAGCTCAACCAGTCGCTGGAGAAGACGCTCGCGAGCGAGCATCAGATCTCCCTGCCCGAGCTGATGGTGCTGATCGAGCTGCGGCACGGTCACGAACGCGGCACCCGGGTGCAGGAGCTGTCCACCGCGGTCGGGCTCGACCAGTCGTCCATGAGCCGGCTCGTCACCCGCCTGGAGAACAAGGGCCTCACGACCCGCGTCTCCTGCGAGCACGACCGCCGCGGCGTCTACTGCATGCTGACGCCCGCGGGCGCCGAGCGCGGTGAGCGGGCCGAGGCCCGCTGCCGTGAGGAGCTGACCGGACTGCTCGATGTCGCCTCGTTCGACGACCGTTGGGCATCGCTCGTCTCCCGCTTCCGGCACAGCGCGGCCGGAGCCGCCACCCCTTAA
- a CDS encoding DHA2 family efflux MFS transporter permease subunit — MTRGTPESSTAPDTTPDPSQTAPAAAESAAEVNDKLDPAFMRMAGVLLLALLMALLDETIVNVGVKTLSGEFGSPLATVQWVTAGYLLAVAVATPFAGWAVDRFGGRTMWLAAVSLFVLGSVLSGFAWSIESLIAFRVLQGLGGGMIVPVVQSVLATTAGPARVAKAMALISLPLTLGPILGPVLGGVLVDAVSWRWMFLINLPIGLVALLLALRTLPADQHAGRPEERLDVLGLALLSPGFAALVYGFTTAAHSGDASSPKVLVAFGAGVLLLVGYAVHALRTSVTPLIDLRMFGKRGFTMAVVTMFFVGAVANALLLLTPLYYQQSRGFGALHAGLLLIPSGILGAAGAITSGKTASKVTARLTSTVGMLVTALGALAFSQIGSGTNTALLSVAFGLTGYGIGLTAPGTMAFMYRAVGEAAAARATSALFIFNQIGGALGIAVIAITLQERLGTSGEHPAGAYGGSYWVIIAFSLIAALAALALPGSFRAEAPPEQPTGDKGAFPQSTPA; from the coding sequence ATGACACGCGGAACTCCCGAATCGTCCACGGCACCCGATACGACACCCGACCCCTCGCAGACCGCTCCAGCGGCGGCGGAGAGCGCCGCCGAGGTGAACGACAAACTCGACCCGGCCTTCATGCGCATGGCCGGTGTCCTGCTGCTCGCGCTGCTGATGGCACTGCTCGACGAGACGATCGTCAACGTCGGCGTGAAGACGCTCAGCGGCGAGTTCGGCTCGCCGCTCGCGACCGTCCAGTGGGTGACCGCCGGCTATCTGCTCGCCGTCGCCGTCGCCACACCGTTCGCGGGCTGGGCCGTCGACCGCTTCGGCGGCCGCACGATGTGGCTCGCCGCCGTCTCCCTGTTCGTACTCGGCTCGGTACTGTCGGGCTTCGCCTGGTCCATCGAGTCGCTGATCGCGTTCCGGGTGCTCCAGGGCCTCGGTGGCGGCATGATCGTCCCCGTCGTGCAGAGCGTCCTCGCCACGACCGCGGGCCCCGCGCGCGTCGCCAAGGCCATGGCACTGATCTCGCTGCCCCTCACCCTCGGCCCGATCCTCGGCCCCGTCCTCGGCGGTGTCCTCGTGGACGCCGTGAGCTGGCGCTGGATGTTCCTGATCAACCTGCCCATCGGTCTGGTCGCCCTGCTGCTCGCACTGCGCACCCTGCCCGCCGACCAGCACGCCGGCCGCCCCGAGGAGCGTCTGGACGTCCTCGGCCTGGCGCTGCTCTCCCCCGGGTTCGCGGCCCTGGTCTACGGCTTCACGACGGCCGCGCACTCCGGTGACGCGTCGTCACCGAAGGTGCTCGTCGCCTTCGGCGCCGGTGTGCTCCTGCTCGTCGGATACGCGGTGCACGCCCTGCGCACCTCGGTCACACCGCTCATCGACCTGCGCATGTTCGGCAAGCGCGGCTTCACCATGGCCGTCGTCACGATGTTCTTCGTGGGCGCCGTCGCCAACGCCCTGCTGCTCCTGACCCCGCTGTACTACCAGCAGTCCCGCGGGTTCGGCGCCCTGCACGCCGGTCTGCTGCTGATCCCCTCCGGCATCCTCGGCGCCGCCGGCGCGATCACCTCCGGCAAGACGGCGAGCAAGGTCACCGCGCGGCTCACCTCCACGGTCGGCATGCTCGTCACCGCACTCGGCGCGCTCGCCTTCTCCCAGATCGGCTCGGGCACGAACACCGCGTTGCTCTCCGTCGCCTTCGGCCTCACCGGCTACGGCATCGGGCTGACCGCGCCCGGCACCATGGCCTTCATGTACAGGGCGGTCGGCGAGGCCGCCGCGGCGCGGGCCACCAGCGCGCTGTTCATCTTCAACCAGATCGGCGGCGCGCTCGGCATCGCGGTCATCGCGATCACCCTGCAGGAGCGGCTCGGCACATCCGGCGAGCACCCCGCGGGGGCGTACGGCGGCTCGTACTGGGTGATCATCGCCTTCAGTCTGATCGCTGCCCTCGCGGCCCTCGCCCTCCCCGGCTCCTTCCGCGCGGAAGCACCCCCGGAGCAGCCCACGGGGGACAAGGGCGCCTTCCCGCAATCCACCCCGGCCTGA
- a CDS encoding LLM class flavin-dependent oxidoreductase: protein MKLSVLDQSVVPEGSTPATALHNSLNLARLADRLGYHRYWFAEHHATPSFAGPAPEIMAARVAAETRRIRVGSGGVLLPHYSPLKVAEVFRVLGALSPGRIDLGVGRGIGAGSIEAHALAPGTSGGGDDGDFPGKLAELLAFLHGGFPDGHPYGRIQLMPTAGAPEVWLLVASPQSAELAARLGLPVSIAHFGRPQVTRSVVEAYRGAFDSHDGSRPRVQIGIGVYCGPTEEEARRIFASQRLFRLRMGRGLLLPLPSPEAALDGLRGEVEPLADEVAEWPRCVVGDPDHVHKELTSMTEALEIDEFMVLSTIHAPRDRMRSYELLARRFGLTGEGGGDSAA from the coding sequence GTGAAACTGTCCGTCCTGGACCAGTCCGTCGTGCCGGAGGGAAGCACCCCGGCCACCGCCCTGCACAACTCCCTGAACCTGGCACGTCTCGCGGACCGGCTCGGTTACCACCGCTACTGGTTCGCCGAGCATCACGCCACGCCCTCCTTCGCGGGCCCCGCGCCGGAGATCATGGCCGCCAGGGTCGCCGCCGAGACCCGTCGCATCCGGGTCGGCTCCGGTGGGGTGCTGCTGCCGCACTACAGCCCGCTGAAGGTCGCCGAGGTGTTCCGGGTGCTCGGCGCGCTCTCGCCCGGCCGGATCGATCTCGGTGTCGGCCGCGGTATCGGCGCCGGGAGCATCGAGGCGCACGCGCTCGCCCCGGGTACCTCCGGGGGCGGGGACGACGGGGACTTTCCCGGCAAGCTCGCCGAACTCCTCGCCTTCCTGCACGGCGGCTTCCCCGACGGGCACCCCTATGGCCGCATCCAGCTCATGCCCACCGCGGGCGCGCCCGAGGTGTGGCTCCTGGTGGCCAGCCCGCAGAGCGCCGAACTGGCCGCCCGGCTCGGGCTGCCGGTGTCCATAGCCCACTTCGGCCGGCCCCAGGTCACCCGCTCCGTCGTCGAGGCCTACCGCGGCGCCTTCGACAGTCACGACGGCTCGCGGCCGCGCGTGCAGATCGGTATCGGGGTGTACTGCGGGCCCACGGAGGAGGAGGCCCGGCGGATCTTCGCCAGCCAGCGGCTCTTCCGGCTGCGCATGGGCCGCGGGCTGCTGCTGCCGCTGCCGTCGCCGGAGGCCGCTCTCGACGGGCTGCGCGGCGAGGTGGAACCGCTCGCGGACGAGGTGGCCGAATGGCCGAGGTGCGTGGTCGGCGACCCCGACCATGTGCACAAGGAGCTCACGTCCATGACCGAGGCGCTGGAGATCGACGAGTTCATGGTGCTCTCCACGATCCACGCCCCCCGAGATCGCATGCGTTCCTATGAACTGCTCGCGCGGCGCTTCGGGCTGACCGGGGAGGGCGGCGGCGACAGTGCCGCGTGA